A region from the Aeromicrobium choanae genome encodes:
- a CDS encoding DUF1905 domain-containing protein, translating into MYEFEATLWRWREDGAWHFVTLPEDVADDIDDRTPVRAGFGSVKVEVTVGSQTWSTSVFPSKEQRSFVLPIKKAVREAAGCSEGDRIHVGLAVQS; encoded by the coding sequence GTGTACGAGTTCGAGGCGACGCTGTGGCGGTGGCGCGAGGACGGCGCGTGGCACTTCGTCACGCTGCCGGAGGACGTCGCCGACGACATCGACGACCGCACCCCGGTGCGTGCCGGGTTCGGTTCGGTCAAGGTCGAGGTGACCGTGGGGTCCCAGACGTGGAGCACCTCGGTCTTCCCCAGCAAGGAGCAGCGCTCGTTCGTCCTGCCGATCAAGAAGGCGGTCCGGGAGGCCGCCGGGTGCTCGGAGGGCGATCGAATCCACGTGGGACTCGCGGTTCAGTCGTAG
- a CDS encoding anti-sigma factor, with translation MSDVHALSGAYALDAVTDAERESFERHLAGCEACQAEVASLRETAAVLTELSLEEPPPALRGSVLAAITEVRQLPPEPAHRPRRLRFDPRLLLVAAASAVVLAAGVGVAITQPWNDGTSQVLTATDRVLEDPQAQRVTQTFDDGASATVVRSPGEKRAVIVTHDMPAAPEGHSYVVWLQQGDEMVRAATMPQGPDNTVLLEGDALTASAAGVTVEEDPDTTEPTSDPIALFAF, from the coding sequence ATGAGCGACGTGCACGCGCTGTCCGGCGCCTATGCTCTCGACGCCGTCACCGACGCCGAGCGTGAGAGCTTCGAACGCCACCTGGCCGGCTGCGAGGCCTGCCAGGCCGAGGTGGCCAGCCTCCGCGAGACGGCCGCCGTGCTGACCGAGCTCAGCCTGGAGGAGCCGCCCCCGGCCCTGCGCGGGTCCGTGCTCGCCGCCATCACCGAGGTGCGTCAGCTGCCCCCCGAGCCGGCCCATCGTCCGCGCCGGCTCCGCTTCGATCCGCGCCTGCTGCTCGTGGCCGCCGCGTCCGCCGTGGTCCTGGCCGCCGGCGTCGGCGTCGCGATCACCCAGCCCTGGAACGACGGGACCTCCCAGGTGCTCACGGCCACCGACCGTGTCCTGGAGGACCCGCAGGCGCAGCGGGTGACGCAGACGTTCGACGACGGCGCGAGCGCCACGGTGGTGCGATCGCCCGGCGAGAAGCGTGCCGTGATCGTCACGCACGACATGCCCGCGGCGCCCGAGGGTCACTCCTACGTGGTCTGGCTCCAGCAGGGCGACGAGATGGTCAGGGCCGCGACGATGCCGCAGGGCCCGGACAACACCGTCCTGCTCGAGGGCGACGCACTCACGGCGTCCGCGGCCGGCGTCACGGTCGAGGAGGACCCCGACACGACCGAGCCCACCAGCGACCCGATCGCGCTGTTCGCGTTCTGA
- a CDS encoding L-threonylcarbamoyladenylate synthase, translating to MVRYLDIHPVDPQQRTVEQAVALLRGGGMIAYPTDSGYALGAQVGNADALQRIRSIRDLDDKHHFTLVCRDFAQLGQFVHVDNAVFRAIKAATPGPYTFILPGTLEVPKRLLQAKKKTVGVRISDHRITRALVEELGEPILTSTLILPGETEAMTQAWQIGEELGDRVDAIVDSGEEILPQPTTVVDLSEGYAEIIRVGAGDPTPFE from the coding sequence ATGGTTCGCTATCTCGACATTCATCCCGTCGACCCGCAGCAGCGCACCGTCGAACAGGCGGTCGCGTTGCTGCGGGGAGGCGGGATGATCGCTTATCCCACCGATTCGGGCTACGCCCTCGGCGCGCAGGTCGGCAACGCCGACGCCCTGCAGCGCATCCGGTCCATCCGTGACCTCGACGACAAGCACCACTTCACCCTCGTCTGCCGCGACTTTGCCCAGCTGGGCCAGTTCGTGCACGTGGACAACGCCGTGTTCCGCGCCATCAAGGCGGCGACCCCCGGCCCCTACACCTTCATCCTCCCGGGCACCCTCGAGGTGCCCAAGCGCCTGCTCCAGGCGAAGAAGAAGACCGTCGGCGTCCGCATCTCCGACCACCGGATCACCCGGGCCCTCGTCGAGGAGCTCGGCGAGCCGATCCTGACCTCCACGCTGATCCTGCCCGGCGAGACCGAGGCGATGACCCAGGCCTGGCAGATCGGGGAGGAGCTGGGCGACCGCGTGGACGCGATCGTCGACTCGGGCGAGGAGATCCTCCCGCAGCCCACCACGGTCGTCGACCTCTCCGAGGGCTACGCCGAGATCATCCGCGTCGGCGCAGGCGATCCCACGCCCTTCGAATAG
- a CDS encoding phosphoadenylyl-sulfate reductase, with protein sequence MSSPTLAERRERQLAHDRERSDHLAGRIARPRRSADELRAVALEASTKFSDGQTDDLLAWVAEEFGHLTAVACSMADAVLPHVVARHLPWVDTLFLETGYHFAETVGTRDAVESSMQLTIVDVAPRQSVAEQDAQYGERLYERDPALCCQLRKVEPLTETLGGYEAWITGVRRDDSPLRADTPFVTWDEKNGLVKINPLADWTFDQVLDYANEHDVILNPLLNDGYPSIGCAPCTRRVAPGEDPRAGRWAGLDKSECGLHT encoded by the coding sequence GTGAGCAGCCCGACCCTGGCCGAACGGCGCGAGCGCCAGCTGGCCCACGACCGCGAGCGCAGCGACCACCTGGCCGGGCGCATCGCGCGTCCACGCCGGTCCGCCGACGAGCTCCGCGCCGTCGCGCTGGAAGCGTCGACGAAGTTCTCCGACGGACAGACCGACGACCTGCTGGCGTGGGTCGCCGAGGAGTTCGGCCACCTGACCGCGGTGGCGTGCTCGATGGCCGACGCCGTGCTGCCGCACGTGGTCGCCCGCCACCTCCCGTGGGTCGACACGCTCTTCCTCGAGACCGGCTATCACTTCGCCGAGACCGTGGGCACGCGCGACGCGGTCGAGTCGTCGATGCAGCTCACGATCGTCGATGTCGCCCCGCGCCAGAGCGTCGCCGAGCAGGACGCCCAGTACGGCGAGCGGCTCTACGAGCGCGACCCCGCGCTGTGCTGCCAGCTGCGCAAGGTCGAGCCGCTCACCGAGACCCTTGGCGGCTACGAGGCCTGGATCACCGGCGTCCGGCGCGACGACAGCCCCCTGCGCGCCGACACGCCCTTCGTGACGTGGGACGAGAAGAACGGTCTGGTGAAGATCAACCCGCTGGCCGACTGGACCTTCGACCAGGTCCTCGACTACGCGAACGAGCACGACGTGATCCTCAACCCGCTGCTGAACGACGGCTACCCGTCGATCGGCTGCGCGCCCTGCACGCGCCGCGTGGCGCCCGGCGAGGACCCCCGGGCCGGGCGCTGGGCCGGCCTGGACAAGTCGGAGTGCGGCCTGCACACGTGA
- a CDS encoding DUF1206 domain-containing protein: MDDHPALDYVARAGLVAFGVVHLMMGWLTLQLAFGDRENKADSTGAVRELAQQPFGEPIVWAVGIGMVLLAVWQAIEAAVGHRSDDGATRLRKRLTSLGKVVLYVAIAATAFKVVTGSSSSKKDGTASFSAKLMDLPLGQALVGLVALGIAAVGAYLIFKGLTERFLKDIEAGGASGRVGSAYVWLGKIGYVAKGVAVLGVAALFGYAAITHEPDKSGGIDEALLAVLDQPLGPVAIALVGVGFAAFGLFCFAWARHIDR, encoded by the coding sequence GTGGACGACCATCCCGCGCTGGACTACGTGGCACGTGCCGGCCTGGTCGCGTTCGGCGTGGTCCACCTGATGATGGGCTGGCTCACCCTGCAGCTCGCGTTCGGCGACCGGGAGAACAAGGCCGACAGCACCGGTGCGGTGCGTGAGCTCGCCCAGCAGCCGTTCGGTGAGCCGATCGTGTGGGCCGTCGGCATCGGCATGGTCCTCCTCGCGGTGTGGCAGGCCATCGAGGCCGCCGTCGGTCACCGCAGCGACGACGGTGCCACGCGGCTGCGCAAACGCCTGACCAGTCTCGGCAAGGTCGTCCTCTACGTCGCGATCGCCGCCACGGCCTTCAAGGTCGTCACCGGATCCAGCTCCTCCAAGAAGGACGGCACGGCGTCGTTCAGCGCGAAGCTCATGGACCTCCCCCTCGGTCAGGCGCTCGTGGGACTGGTCGCTCTCGGGATCGCCGCCGTCGGGGCCTACCTCATCTTCAAGGGTCTGACCGAGCGCTTCCTCAAGGACATCGAGGCCGGCGGTGCCAGCGGGCGCGTCGGCTCGGCCTACGTCTGGCTGGGCAAGATCGGGTACGTCGCCAAGGGTGTCGCGGTCCTGGGCGTTGCCGCGCTCTTCGGCTACGCGGCGATCACCCACGAGCCGGACAAGTCCGGCGGCATCGACGAGGCACTCCTCGCGGTGCTGGACCAGCCACTCGGGCCCGTTGCGATCGCCCTCGTCGGCGTCGGGTTCGCGGCGTTCGGACTCTTCTGCTTTGCCTGGGCCCGTCACATCGACCGCTGA
- the cobA gene encoding uroporphyrinogen-III C-methyltransferase — MSTFPLGLRIAGRRVVVVGGGHVATRRAFALLEAGADVHVVSPAVSDSLASAIGRGTITWHERTYRTGDLDGAWLVQTATDVPPVDDLVADDAEAAQIFCLKGGDPEHATAWTPAVARVDDITIAVSGGGDAGRAAALRDAVATALQTGDLPLRHRTHAKGLVALVGAGPGDPGLLTTRGRRLLAEADVVVFDRLAPQSVLAELAPDVEVIDVGKQPDHHPIPQERINELLVDRAQQGKVVVRLKGGDPYVFGRGGEELLACRAAGVEVEVVPGVTSAIAVAAAAGIPVTHRGVARGFSVLTGHEAVGELPRRGDHTLVLLMGVKRLRSTAEELIAAGHDPHTPAAVIERGFAPDQRTTIATLGTIADHAAHAQAPAITVIGDVVSLAAATTGSDAALPTS; from the coding sequence GTGAGCACCTTCCCCCTCGGCCTGAGGATCGCTGGTCGCCGCGTGGTCGTCGTCGGCGGAGGTCACGTCGCCACCCGTCGCGCCTTCGCCCTCCTCGAGGCCGGCGCCGACGTCCACGTGGTCTCCCCCGCCGTCTCCGACTCCCTGGCCTCGGCCATCGGCCGGGGCACGATCACGTGGCACGAGCGGACCTACCGCACGGGTGACCTCGACGGTGCCTGGCTCGTGCAGACCGCCACCGACGTCCCGCCGGTCGACGACCTCGTCGCCGACGATGCCGAGGCGGCGCAGATCTTCTGCCTCAAGGGCGGCGATCCCGAGCACGCCACGGCCTGGACCCCCGCGGTGGCCCGCGTGGACGACATCACGATCGCGGTCAGCGGCGGCGGCGATGCCGGGCGCGCCGCGGCCCTGCGCGACGCGGTGGCCACGGCCCTGCAGACCGGCGACCTGCCGCTGCGCCACCGCACCCACGCGAAGGGCCTCGTTGCCCTCGTCGGCGCGGGGCCGGGCGACCCCGGCCTGCTCACCACTCGAGGCCGGCGACTGCTCGCCGAGGCCGACGTCGTCGTGTTCGACCGGCTCGCCCCCCAGTCCGTCCTGGCCGAGCTCGCGCCCGACGTCGAGGTGATCGACGTCGGCAAGCAGCCCGACCACCACCCCATCCCGCAGGAGCGCATCAACGAGCTCCTCGTCGACCGCGCCCAGCAGGGCAAGGTCGTCGTGCGGCTCAAGGGCGGCGACCCCTACGTCTTCGGGCGCGGAGGCGAGGAGCTGCTCGCGTGTCGCGCGGCCGGCGTCGAGGTCGAGGTGGTCCCCGGCGTCACGTCGGCGATCGCCGTGGCCGCGGCGGCGGGCATTCCGGTCACCCATCGCGGCGTCGCGCGCGGCTTCTCGGTGCTCACCGGGCACGAGGCCGTCGGTGAGCTGCCGCGCCGCGGCGACCACACCCTGGTGCTCCTGATGGGCGTCAAGCGGCTGCGCAGCACCGCCGAGGAGCTCATCGCGGCAGGTCACGACCCGCACACGCCCGCTGCCGTCATCGAGCGAGGCTTCGCCCCCGACCAGCGCACCACGATCGCCACCCTCGGCACGATCGCCGACCACGCGGCCCACGCGCAGGCCCCCGCGATCACCGTGATCGGCGACGTCGTCAGCCTCGCTGCCGCAACCACCGGTTCAGACGCCGCTCTCCCGACCTCATGA
- the sigK gene encoding ECF RNA polymerase sigma factor SigK has product MNHLRAVPSGGEESPSEALADTLRRCGRGDEAAFATLYDETSARIHGLVRRIVRDRAQSDEVTQEVYLEVWRQAARFDPDRGSALSWLMTIAHRRAVDRVRSAEAATARDTQHVLRDVAVAHDSTSEMVEARLDAQRVRRALAGLTETQREAIDLAYFRGCTHTEVATMLDVPVGTAKSRIRDGLIRLRDAMGAER; this is encoded by the coding sequence GTGAACCACCTGCGAGCAGTGCCCTCGGGCGGCGAAGAGTCGCCGTCCGAGGCGCTGGCCGACACCCTGAGGCGGTGCGGACGCGGCGACGAGGCCGCGTTCGCCACGCTGTACGACGAGACCTCCGCCCGCATCCACGGACTCGTCCGGCGGATCGTGCGGGATCGCGCCCAGAGCGACGAGGTCACGCAGGAGGTCTACCTCGAGGTGTGGCGACAGGCAGCACGGTTCGACCCCGATCGCGGGTCCGCCCTGAGCTGGCTCATGACGATCGCGCACCGCCGCGCGGTGGATCGGGTCCGCAGCGCGGAGGCCGCCACGGCACGCGACACGCAGCACGTCCTGCGGGACGTCGCGGTGGCGCATGACTCGACGAGTGAGATGGTCGAGGCCCGGCTGGACGCCCAGCGCGTCCGCCGGGCCCTGGCCGGCCTCACCGAGACACAGAGGGAGGCCATCGACCTGGCCTACTTCAGAGGCTGTACACACACCGAGGTCGCCACGATGCTGGACGTGCCCGTGGGCACGGCGAAGTCCCGCATCCGGGACGGCCTGATCAGACTTCGTGACGCGATGGGAGCAGAAAGATGA
- a CDS encoding alpha/beta fold hydrolase produces the protein MSTPVVLISPAMAVPSSFYAPLVAAFEQRGWEARALPRRGFERDLPRASRRHDWSYADEIADTQAAIDAARNEHPGRPVVLFGHSLGGQLGGAIQIGARPADALVLVGVSLPHFRHYPRIGLPLAVMASTVPLVGLVRGYVPKPWFGGPGARTLMREWARVVRTGRPPYAVERRITRPTLAVHLAGDGFSIEAAAHRFERTLVEPDALTTWEYTRDLVPEGGSTHHVLWAKHPGPVVDRVVRWWTDQANASTGGQEQTRFRSP, from the coding sequence GTGAGCACCCCGGTCGTCCTGATCTCCCCCGCGATGGCGGTCCCCTCGTCCTTCTACGCGCCGCTCGTGGCGGCCTTCGAGCAACGCGGCTGGGAGGCGCGCGCCCTCCCTCGACGCGGCTTCGAGCGCGATCTCCCACGGGCCTCGCGCCGCCACGACTGGTCGTACGCCGACGAGATCGCCGACACCCAGGCCGCCATCGATGCCGCGCGGAACGAGCACCCCGGGCGGCCGGTCGTGCTGTTCGGGCACAGTCTCGGCGGCCAGCTCGGCGGCGCGATCCAGATCGGAGCGCGTCCCGCCGATGCGCTGGTGCTCGTGGGCGTGTCCCTCCCCCACTTCCGCCACTACCCCCGGATCGGGCTGCCGCTCGCCGTCATGGCGTCGACCGTCCCGCTGGTCGGGCTCGTGCGCGGATACGTTCCCAAGCCGTGGTTCGGCGGCCCCGGCGCGCGCACCCTCATGAGGGAATGGGCCCGTGTGGTCCGCACCGGTCGCCCGCCCTACGCGGTGGAACGGCGCATCACGCGCCCCACACTCGCCGTGCACCTGGCGGGCGACGGATTCTCGATCGAGGCGGCCGCGCACCGGTTCGAGCGGACACTCGTCGAGCCCGACGCGCTGACCACCTGGGAGTACACCCGCGACCTCGTGCCCGAGGGCGGCTCCACCCACCACGTGCTGTGGGCGAAGCACCCCGGACCCGTCGTCGACCGCGTGGTGCGCTGGTGGACCGATCAGGCGAACGCCTCGACCGGCGGGCAGGAGCAGACCAGGTTCCGGTCGCCGTAG
- a CDS encoding GPGG-motif small membrane protein translates to MWDTILWIAAVIIAIFGIIRLVQRDFVMGAVLIVIALLVGPGGVSLFT, encoded by the coding sequence ATGTGGGACACCATCTTGTGGATTGCTGCAGTGATCATCGCGATCTTCGGCATCATCCGTCTCGTCCAGCGCGACTTCGTGATGGGCGCAGTGCTCATCGTCATCGCACTTCTCGTCGGACCGGGCGGCGTGAGTCTCTTCACGTAA
- a CDS encoding SRPBCC family protein: MSDRAYEFRSVWDVEEPPERLWRTLEQFLEQDDPLPWWDAVSVTAHRGEEIDLVARSAFGYRLRFTVHDLDLQPTTTMRFRSRGDLEGSAHLDFAPGRPGRTLLTIDWHVDTTAPWMRRSERLLRPAFVLAHGLVMRSGERRLNRWLRQRG, translated from the coding sequence ATGAGTGATCGCGCGTACGAGTTCCGCTCGGTCTGGGACGTCGAGGAGCCGCCTGAGCGGCTCTGGCGCACGCTGGAGCAGTTCCTGGAGCAGGACGACCCGCTGCCGTGGTGGGACGCGGTCAGCGTGACCGCCCACCGGGGCGAGGAGATCGATCTCGTCGCACGCAGCGCCTTCGGCTACCGGCTGCGCTTCACGGTGCACGACCTCGACCTGCAGCCCACCACCACGATGCGGTTCCGCTCGCGCGGTGACCTCGAGGGGTCCGCGCACCTGGACTTCGCACCGGGTCGCCCCGGGCGGACCCTGCTGACCATCGACTGGCACGTGGACACCACCGCGCCGTGGATGCGCCGCTCGGAGCGGTTGCTGCGACCGGCGTTCGTGCTGGCGCACGGCCTGGTCATGAGGTCGGGAGAGCGGCGTCTGAACCGGTGGTTGCGGCAGCGAGGCTGA
- a CDS encoding DnaJ family domain-containing protein, giving the protein MNEDARSRAARYRLEPGADTAGPDETEDDAPPPRRLPEDQTLWVDQQIRAAMARGEFDDLPLAGKPLPHIDTAAEPDWWLKRFIERENITGVLPEALQLRKDDAVLRDVLDTLRSERAVREAVEEFNRRIVAARRQLQGGPPVVTQLRDIEVEAAAWHQRRAARARERLAADPSEPTGPGPIRRAWDRLRRRG; this is encoded by the coding sequence ATGAACGAGGACGCCCGCAGCCGCGCCGCCCGGTACCGACTGGAACCGGGTGCGGACACGGCGGGTCCGGACGAGACCGAGGACGACGCTCCCCCGCCCAGACGGCTCCCGGAGGACCAGACGCTCTGGGTCGACCAGCAGATCCGCGCGGCGATGGCGCGAGGCGAGTTCGACGACCTGCCGCTCGCGGGGAAGCCTCTCCCCCACATCGACACCGCGGCGGAGCCCGACTGGTGGCTGAAGCGGTTCATCGAGCGCGAGAACATCACCGGGGTCCTGCCCGAGGCGCTTCAGCTGCGCAAGGACGACGCCGTGCTGCGCGACGTGCTCGACACGCTGAGGTCGGAGCGCGCCGTGCGCGAGGCGGTGGAGGAGTTCAACCGCAGGATCGTTGCCGCGCGACGGCAGCTGCAGGGCGGCCCGCCGGTCGTGACCCAGCTGCGCGACATCGAGGTGGAGGCCGCGGCCTGGCACCAGCGCCGTGCGGCGCGCGCCAGGGAGCGCCTGGCGGCGGATCCGTCCGAGCCGACCGGACCGGGACCTATTCGAAGGGCGTGGGATCGCCTGCGCCGACGCGGATGA
- a CDS encoding molybdopterin-dependent oxidoreductase, with amino-acid sequence MNRHEAVSGVTAGLTAALAGLATGHLAAALIAPASSPVLSVGSAVIDRTPTALKQFAIERFGTADKPILLGTVLVVTLLLAAIGGLLARRSFLAGAAVVLGLVAAAGWAALARPAARPVDVLPAAVTAIVALVVLRWLTPEPGEPVDGPGRRRLLARTGVIVGAAVVVGSVGQWLTVRARDVTNIVFPRARKPLPPLPRGLEAQYRGVSPFRTDRDDFYRVDINLTVPVVDHETWTLRIDGMVDRPFELTFDELLELPLVECDITLTCVSNEVGGPYVGAARWLGVRVSDLLERAGVRDGADQILSTAVDGFTISTPLTAAQDGRDMIVAVAMNGEALPRDHGFPARLVTPGLYGYVGATKWLTRLTVTTYEKKTAYWTDRDWAIDGPIKISSRIDTPAALKPVEAGRIVVAGVAWAQGRGVGAVEVKVDDGDWKPAEFGPDAGVDYWRQWYLLWDAEPGRHTLTVRAKSLEGEVQTEKRAAPFPDGSSGYQQIVVQVT; translated from the coding sequence ATGAATCGCCACGAAGCCGTCTCGGGAGTCACCGCCGGACTCACCGCAGCCCTCGCGGGGCTCGCCACCGGGCACCTCGCCGCCGCCCTGATCGCGCCGGCCTCCTCCCCCGTGCTCTCCGTCGGGAGCGCGGTGATCGACCGGACGCCGACAGCCCTCAAGCAGTTCGCCATCGAGAGGTTCGGCACCGCCGACAAGCCGATCCTGCTCGGAACCGTGCTCGTCGTGACGCTGCTGCTCGCGGCGATCGGTGGCCTGCTCGCCCGCAGATCGTTCCTCGCCGGCGCCGCCGTCGTGCTCGGGCTCGTGGCCGCCGCCGGCTGGGCCGCACTGGCGCGGCCTGCGGCGCGCCCGGTGGACGTGCTGCCCGCGGCCGTGACCGCGATCGTGGCGCTCGTCGTCCTGCGGTGGCTCACCCCCGAGCCCGGTGAGCCCGTCGACGGTCCCGGACGCCGCCGCCTGCTGGCCAGGACCGGAGTCATCGTGGGCGCCGCGGTGGTCGTCGGATCGGTGGGTCAGTGGCTCACGGTGCGAGCACGTGACGTGACCAACATCGTGTTTCCCCGCGCGCGCAAGCCCCTGCCTCCCCTCCCCCGTGGCCTCGAGGCCCAGTACCGCGGCGTCTCGCCGTTCCGCACCGATCGCGACGACTTCTACCGCGTGGACATCAACCTGACGGTCCCCGTGGTCGACCACGAGACCTGGACGCTGCGCATCGACGGCATGGTCGACCGGCCGTTCGAGCTGACCTTCGACGAGCTGCTCGAGCTCCCACTCGTCGAGTGCGACATCACCCTGACCTGCGTCTCCAACGAGGTGGGCGGCCCATACGTCGGTGCGGCCCGCTGGCTGGGGGTGCGGGTGTCCGACCTGCTGGAGCGGGCCGGGGTGCGCGACGGTGCCGACCAGATCCTGAGCACGGCGGTCGACGGCTTCACGATCAGCACTCCCCTGACGGCCGCCCAGGACGGCCGGGACATGATCGTCGCGGTGGCGATGAACGGTGAGGCTCTCCCCCGCGACCACGGATTCCCGGCCCGCCTCGTGACTCCCGGGCTGTACGGGTACGTCGGCGCGACGAAGTGGCTGACCCGGCTCACCGTCACCACGTACGAGAAGAAGACGGCCTACTGGACCGACCGCGACTGGGCCATCGACGGGCCGATCAAGATCTCCTCGCGCATCGACACCCCCGCGGCGCTGAAGCCCGTCGAGGCCGGCCGCATCGTGGTCGCGGGCGTCGCCTGGGCGCAGGGACGCGGGGTGGGCGCCGTCGAGGTCAAGGTCGACGACGGCGACTGGAAGCCCGCGGAGTTCGGCCCCGACGCGGGCGTGGACTACTGGCGCCAGTGGTACCTGCTGTGGGACGCCGAGCCCGGCCGTCACACGCTCACCGTGCGCGCCAAGAGCCTCGAAGGTGAGGTCCAGACCGAGAAGCGGGCAGCGCCTTTTCCCGACGGTTCCAGCGGATACCAGCAGATCGTGGTGCAGGTCACATGA
- a CDS encoding polymer-forming cytoskeletal protein has translation MKTTKSLALALTGGVLLAGLPAMASADDDDNRNINRKGNYTVKKDRDIDGNISIRKGNLVVNGDVDGNITVRHGNIVIRGDVDGNVRQLGRGSVTVTPSGSVDGNITERDSGNVHIAGDVDGTVTELHRGHVRIFRAAEIDGSVRERGAGHLLIWRGADVEGSLSEGGAGRLVRR, from the coding sequence ATGAAGACCACCAAGAGCCTCGCCCTCGCCCTGACGGGCGGCGTCCTGCTGGCCGGCCTGCCCGCGATGGCCTCCGCGGATGATGACGACAACCGCAACATCAACCGCAAGGGCAACTACACGGTGAAGAAGGACCGTGACATCGACGGCAACATCAGCATCCGCAAGGGCAACCTGGTGGTCAACGGCGACGTCGACGGCAACATCACGGTGCGCCACGGCAACATCGTGATCCGCGGTGACGTGGACGGCAACGTCCGCCAGCTGGGTCGGGGCTCCGTCACGGTCACGCCCTCCGGCTCCGTCGACGGCAACATCACCGAGCGCGACAGCGGCAACGTGCACATCGCCGGCGACGTGGACGGCACCGTCACCGAGCTGCACCGCGGCCACGTCCGCATCTTCCGCGCGGCCGAGATCGACGGCAGCGTCCGTGAGCGCGGCGCCGGCCACCTGCTGATCTGGCGTGGCGCCGACGTCGAGGGCTCGCTCAGCGAGGGCGGCGCGGGTCGCCTCGTGCGCCGCTGA
- a CDS encoding fasciclin domain-containing protein: MNRLLPRRTAAGAAAVVMCFGLAACSSSGDDSSSSESTTPSASESMSEDMATGPFGAGCAGVPTEGEGSVEGMADDPVATAASNNPLLTTLVKAVTAADLVDTLNSAEALTVFAPTDDAFAKIPAADLDALLADKDALTKVLTHHVVEGQLAPDEVAGEHETLAGDTITVEGSGEEFTIGEAAVVCGNVDTANAKVYVVDSVLMP; this comes from the coding sequence ATGAACCGCTTGCTCCCCCGCCGTACCGCAGCAGGCGCTGCCGCCGTCGTCATGTGCTTCGGCCTGGCCGCCTGCAGCAGCAGTGGCGACGACTCCAGCAGCAGCGAGTCGACGACGCCCTCCGCGTCCGAGTCGATGTCCGAGGACATGGCGACCGGCCCGTTCGGCGCCGGCTGCGCCGGCGTCCCCACCGAGGGTGAGGGCTCCGTCGAGGGCATGGCCGACGACCCGGTCGCCACCGCCGCCTCCAACAACCCCCTGCTCACCACGCTGGTCAAGGCTGTCACCGCCGCCGACCTCGTGGACACGCTGAACAGCGCCGAGGCGCTCACGGTGTTCGCGCCGACCGACGACGCGTTCGCCAAGATCCCCGCTGCCGACCTGGACGCCCTGCTGGCCGACAAGGACGCGCTGACCAAGGTCCTGACGCACCACGTCGTGGAGGGGCAGCTCGCTCCTGACGAGGTCGCCGGCGAGCACGAGACCCTCGCAGGTGACACGATCACCGTGGAGGGCTCCGGCGAGGAGTTCACGATCGGCGAGGCTGCCGTCGTGTGCGGCAACGTCGACACGGCGAACGCCAAGGTCTACGTCGTCGACTCCGTCCTGATGCCCTGA
- a CDS encoding superinfection immunity protein yields MNDLITDQRGRPFQTVFGWIIAIATAGYMLPWAIAATRGKSNTGAIFWLNLLLGWTVVGWIIALVMACTSHQVLGIKNPR; encoded by the coding sequence GTGAACGACCTGATCACCGACCAGCGCGGCCGACCGTTCCAGACGGTGTTCGGCTGGATCATCGCCATCGCCACGGCCGGCTACATGCTGCCGTGGGCGATCGCCGCCACGCGCGGCAAGTCCAACACCGGCGCCATCTTCTGGCTCAACCTGCTGCTGGGATGGACGGTCGTGGGCTGGATCATCGCGCTCGTCATGGCCTGCACGTCGCACCAGGTGCTGGGGATCAAGAACCCACGCTGA